The following proteins are encoded in a genomic region of Amblyraja radiata isolate CabotCenter1 chromosome 37, sAmbRad1.1.pri, whole genome shotgun sequence:
- the zfand4 gene encoding AN1-type zinc finger protein 4 isoform X3, whose product MNTVYRTTIPVEDPTRDMADYMETSRDDIWDKIPSNKQVTFLVYREGDQLNFFRVVDRGDGTLTPLSESLSGGSMFNLYADDEDESEESPSGQQILENSITMNKMKLLKTKMENMTLSKKPKKIAKVKPRPPMAPRPTSSSVTAARHRLFRVLPHNGPSLNHTLYLPPVDQHPAFSYHNVLSPNFASGISLAPSTSSSGFLLKDDETADLTPLLQSAIPSPGRILQEELKSPRQQKMLPSLASQDYRNARTICTDFVTGCAAGGSGVKCPDAEVSLSEDKRVADDSAKELALSIDADRAEEAKLLSEIGLQTLSSEHIKEESQPQENDIVEPNIIRPVFPNPLGCVPMESGKSSFAELLPKDKVIQPTRYPAAISHNSLITLAPQRPPKTFDVNSLTSPTSPQLLHSLQDSDGFPGFSLSKGSRFRGLKLDSPGKKTEVVSPTEMSEMANKATTETLDSAKNVGTFASLARSTSRDNMQSNCGTSRQWTSGIALPASIQNFHEEIFGGIASPDRVSNAFVSPLGFCATGRPTTLGRRIGTTGTPAHLFPPVMAPTQTKKKNAKHCFLCGKKTGLATSYECRCGNNFCATHRYAETHECTYDYKTVGRRYLQDTNPVVSAPKLPKI is encoded by the exons TTCCAGTGGAAGATCCAACTAGAGATATGGCTGACTACATGGAGACCAGTCGAGATGACATCTGGGATAAGATCCCTTCTAACAAGCAAGTGACCTTTCTAGTATATCGTGAAGGGGACCAGTTAAATTTCTTTCGAGTTGTAGATCGTGGGGATGGCACTTTAACACCACTCTCCGAATCCCTGAG TGGAGGCTCAATGTTCAACCTAtacgctgatgatgaagatgagtCTGAGGAGTCTCCATCTGGGCAGCAGATATTAGAAAATTCCATCACTATGAACAAAATGAAACTTCTGAAAACAAAGATGGAAAATATGACCCTCAGTAAAAAG CCCAAGAAGATTGCCAAGGTGAAACCGAGGCCCCCCATGGCACCGAGACCGACGAGCAGTTCGGTCACTGCGGCTCGTCATCGCCTTTTCCGAGTGCTCCCTCACAACGGGCCGTCTCTCAATCACACACTGTATCTACCTCCTGTGGACCAGCACCCAGCTTTCTCCTACCACAACGTGCTGAGTCCCAACTTTGCCTCCGGCATCAGCCTGGCCCCGTCGACGTCGTCCAGCGGCTTCCTGCTGAAGGACGACGAAACGGCCGACTTGACTCCTCTGCTCCAGAGCGCGATCCCGTCGCCCGGCAGGATCCTGCAGGAAGAGTTGAAGAGCCCGCGGCAACAGAAGATGCTTCCGTCGCTCGCTTCTCAAGACTACCGGAACGCTCGGACTATTTGTACGGACTTTGTAACTGGATGCGCGGCAGGTGGCTCGGGGGTCAAGTGCCCAGATGCCGAAGTGAGTCTTTCGGAAGATAAAAGAGTAGCTGATGATTCTGCAAAGGAACTTGCCTTGTCCATCGATGCTGATCGTGCTGAAGAGGCGAAGCTATTGAGTGAAATTGGACTTCAAACTTTGTCGAGTGAACACATCAAGGAAGAGTCCCAGCCTCAAGAAAATGATATTGTGGAACCAAATATTATTAGACCAGTTTTTCCAAATCCACTGGGATGTGTTCCCATGGAATCTGGGAAATCAagtttcgctgagttacttccaAAGGATAAAGTAATCCAACCCACTCGATATCCTGCAGCAATCTCTCATAACTCCTTGATTACTCTTGCACCTCAAAGACCCCCAAAGACCTTTGACGTAAATAGCCTAACGTCTCCGACGTCACCACAGCTCCTCCACTCGCTTCAGGATAGCGATGGTTTTCCTGGCTTCTCACTGTCGAAGGGAAGCAGGTTCCGAGGGCTCAAACTAGATTCCCCTGGGAAGAAAACGGAAGTGGTTTCTCCGACGGAGATGAGCGAGATGGCAAACAAAGCAACGACGGAGACGTTGGACTCTGCAAAAAATGTCGGCACATTTGCTTCGCTGGCTCGAAGCACTTCCAGGGACAATATGCAGAGTAACTGTGGGACAAGCCGGCAGTGGACGTCTGGTATTGCACTACCTGCTAGCATTCAGAATTTTCATGAAGAGATTTTTGGAGGCATTGCATCACCAGATCGAGTTTCAAATGCATTTGTT TCTCCGCTTGGATTTTGTGCAACAGGCAGACCAACAACACTAGGAAGGCGAATAG GTACAACAGGTACCCCTGCACATCTTTTCCCACCGGTAATGGCTCCAACCCAGACAAAAAAGAAAAATGCCAAGCACTGCTTTCTTTGTGGGAAGAAAACTGGATTGGCAACCAGCTATGAGTGCAG GTGTGGGAACAATTTCTGCGCCACTCATCGCTATGCTGAGACTCACGAATGCACGTACGACTACAAGACTGTGGGAAGGAGATACTTGCAAGACACCAACCCTGTTGTTAGCGCACCAAAGCTTCCAAAAATCTGA